A stretch of DNA from Candidatus Pantoea bituminis:
AGATTCTGTTAGCGCAGGGAAAGCGCCATCCCGGGTGATCCCTGCATTGCTGATAACGCCGTAATAGGCACCATGCTGCTCAATATCCGCCTCCAGAACGCTGCGGGTCGCGGCGCGATCGGCAACATCAAAACCCAGCACCCGCCCGGTTCCACCCTGCTCCACGATGTGCTGCAACGTGTGTTCAGCGCCCGCACGGTCGCGATTGTAATGCACCACCAGTTCGAAGCCGTCCTGCGCCAGGCGCAGCGCGATAGCGCGGCCAATGCCTTTACTGGCGCCCGTTACCAATACAGAACCTCTCATGGCTGATTTCCTTGTGACATCAGTTGCTGTAGCTCTTCTTCATTCGGTTGATAGGTATTCAGGCGTCCGTTGGCCAGCAGCAGATCGCCATAATGGATTTCGCCCTCAAAACTGCCCATCCGATCGTCGCGCATCAGTAGCCGCATAGTGATATCCAGCGTTGCGTTAGCCGGGAAATGGGGCTGCGTTGCCCGCCAGCCGCGCCCGCCCAACAGCATGCCTGGCTGGATAAGGATTGCTCCGGCACGTTTCGCTTGCCAGCCAGACCAGACACCAACGGTTTGCGCCATGATCTCTACGCCAAACCACGCGGGCAGTTCACCCTGCTGATTAAGAAAAGGAGCCAGCACGCCTGTTTTGGCCGTTGTCACTCGGCAATGCACGCTTTCTTCATCCACCGCAATCAGCTGTTCGACCAGCACCATAGGCGTTTCATGCGGCAAAAAATCCGCAGCACAACCCTTAATTGTCATCGCACCGTCCCAAAATTAAACAGGTATTATTGCCACCGAAAGCAAACGAGTTGGACGCGATAATCGGACGCGCCAGCGGCTGAGAGTGCAGCAGCAGGCCGCACTCTGCCAGGCTTTCGTCGCGAGCGGCGACAGAAAAATCTTGCGCCGGCAACGGCAGATTC
This window harbors:
- a CDS encoding ApeP family dehydratase, whose amino-acid sequence is MTIKGCAADFLPHETPMVLVEQLIAVDEESVHCRVTTAKTGVLAPFLNQQGELPAWFGVEIMAQTVGVWSGWQAKRAGAILIQPGMLLGGRGWRATQPHFPANATLDITMRLLMRDDRMGSFEGEIHYGDLLLANGRLNTYQPNEEELQQLMSQGNQP